A single genomic interval of Lacrimispora sphenoides JCM 1415 harbors:
- a CDS encoding energy-coupling factor ABC transporter substrate-binding protein, with the protein MTSKNKTIVATLLILAFLIAAVPLFALKGAEFGGSDDAGSQMISEIQGTEYEPWFTPVMETFIDGELPGEVESLLFCIQTGIGVGVLAFFMGRFVERKKWQEKARS; encoded by the coding sequence ATGACCAGTAAAAATAAAACGATCGTAGCAACACTCCTGATTTTAGCTTTCCTGATTGCAGCGGTTCCCCTCTTTGCCTTAAAGGGAGCCGAATTCGGCGGTTCTGATGATGCAGGAAGCCAGATGATATCGGAGATCCAGGGAACGGAATATGAGCCATGGTTTACGCCGGTAATGGAAACCTTCATCGACGGGGAACTTCCCGGAGAAGTGGAAAGCCTGCTTTTTTGCATCCAGACCGGTATCGGTGTAGGCGTTCTTGCCTTTTTCATGGGACGGTTCGTGGAACGGAAGAAGTGGCAGGAAAAAGCGAGATCATGA
- a CDS encoding energy-coupling factor ABC transporter permease: MSKKEKRVMKLVIAFALAFGIVPSAYGMHIMEGYLPVGYCIAWGAICVPFLAAGFFSIRKRLQENRKTITILAMSGAFIFVISSLKIPSVTGSCSHMTGTGLGALLFGPSAVSILGMIVLIFQAILLAHGGLTTLGANTFSMAIAGPFVSFGIYKLLKMLKVNKMVSIFLAAMIGDLFTYCVTAIQLALAYPSETGGVFASAVKFLGVFAPTQLPLAIIEGILTTVIIITLETYALPELKAIGFSKEVQ; this comes from the coding sequence ATGAGTAAGAAAGAAAAAAGAGTCATGAAACTTGTCATTGCATTTGCTCTGGCCTTTGGAATTGTTCCAAGCGCTTATGGAATGCACATTATGGAGGGGTATCTGCCGGTTGGATACTGTATCGCCTGGGGGGCCATTTGCGTGCCATTTCTGGCAGCGGGATTTTTCTCCATCAGGAAGAGGCTTCAGGAGAACAGGAAAACCATCACCATACTGGCCATGTCGGGAGCCTTTATTTTTGTCATATCATCTTTAAAGATCCCGTCTGTAACCGGAAGCTGTTCCCATATGACAGGAACCGGCCTTGGAGCACTTTTATTCGGGCCGTCCGCAGTCAGCATTCTGGGAATGATCGTGCTGATATTCCAGGCCATATTACTGGCACACGGCGGTCTTACCACGCTGGGCGCCAATACCTTTTCCATGGCAATTGCAGGGCCGTTCGTGTCTTTTGGAATTTATAAATTATTAAAAATGCTGAAGGTAAATAAAATGGTCAGCATTTTCCTGGCAGCGATGATCGGTGACCTGTTTACATATTGTGTGACTGCCATTCAGCTAGCGCTTGCTTATCCATCAGAAACAGGCGGCGTTTTTGCTTCTGCCGTCAAATTTTTAGGAGTATTTGCACCGACTCAGCTTCCCCTTGCAATTATTGAGGGAATCCTCACCACAGTGATCATCATCACCCTTGAAACATATGCCCTTCCGGAACTGAAGGCAATTGGATTCTCAAAGGAGGTTCAGTAA